ttgagagtgctgctatgaacattggtgtacaagtggccctatgcatcagtgctcctgtatcccttggataaattcctagcagtgctattgctgggtcatagggtaggtctatttttaattttctgaggaacctccacactgctttccagagcggctgcaccaatttgcattcccaccaacagtgcaagagggttcccgtttctccacatcctctccagcatctatagtctcctgatttgttcattttggccactctgactggcgtgaggtgatacctgagtgtggttttgatttgtatttccctgataaggagcgacgctgaacatcttttcatgtgcctgttggccatccggatgtcttctttagagaagtgtctattcatgttttctgcccatttcttcactgggttatttgtttttcgggtgtggagtttggtgagctctttatagattttggatactagccctttgtccgatatgtcatttgcgaatatcttttcccattccgttggttgccttttagttttgttggttgtttcctttgctgtgcagaagctttttatcttcataaggtcccaggaattcacttttgcttttaattcccttgcctttggggatgtgtcgagtaagagattgctacggctgaggtcagagaggtcttttcctgctttctcctctaaggttttgatggtttcctgtctcacatttaggtcctttatccattttgagtttatttttgtgaatggtgtgagaaagtggtctagtttcaaccttctgcatgttgctgtccagttctcccagcaccatttgttaaagaggctgtcttttttccattggatgttctttcctgctttgtcaaagatgagttggccatacgtttgtgggtctagttctggggtttctattctattccattggtctatgtgtctgttttggtgccaataccatgctgtcttgatgatgacagctttgtagtagaggctaaagtctgggattgtgatgcctcctgctttggtcttcttcttcaaaattcctttggctattcggggccttttgtggttccatatgaattttaggattgcttgttctagtttcgagaagaatgctggtgcaattttgattgggattgcattgaatgtgtagatagctttgggtagtattgacattttgacaatatttatttttccaatccatgagcagggaatgtctttccatttctttaaatcttcttcaatttccttcagaagctttctatagttttcagcatacagatcctttacatctttggttagatttattcctaggtattttatgcttcttggtgcaattgtgaatgggatcagtttctttatttgtctttctgttgcttcattgttagtgtataagaatgcaactgatttctgtacattgattttgtatcctgcaactttgctgaattcctgtatcagttctagcagacttttggtggagtctatcggattttccatgtataatatcatgtcatctgcaaaaagcgaaagcttgacttcatctttgccaattttgatgcctttgatttccttttgttgtctgattgctgatgctagaacttccagcactatgttaaacagcagcggtgagagtgggcatccttgtcgtgttcctgatctcagggaaaaagctttcagtttttccccgttgaggatgatgttagctgtgggcttttcataaatggcttttatgatctttaagtatgttccttctatcccgactttctcaagggtttttattaagaaagggtgctggattttgtcgaaggccttttctgcatcgattgacaggatcatatggttcttctctctttttttgttaatgtgatgtatcacgttgattgatttgcgaatgttgaaccagccctgcatcccaggaatgaatcccacttgatcatggtgaataattctttttatatgccgttgaattcgatttgctagtatcttattgagaatttttgcatccatattcatcagggatattggcctgtagttctctttttttactgggtctctgtctggtttaggaatcaaagtaatactggcttcatagaatgagtctggaagttttccttccctttctatttcttggaatagcttgagaaggataggtattatctctgctttaaacgtctggtagaactcccctgggaagccatctggtcctggactcttatttgttgggagatttttgataaccgattcaatttcttcgctggttatgggtctgttcaagctttctatttcctcctgattgagttttggaagtgtgtgggtgttcaggaattcgtccatttcttccaggttgtccaatttgttggcatataagttttcatagtattccctgataattgtttgtatctctgagggattggttgtaataattccattttcattcatgattttatctatttgggtcatctcccttttctttttgagaagcctggctagaggtttgtcaattttgtttattttttcaaaaaaccaactcttggtttcgttgatctgctctacagtttttttagtttctatattgtttatttctgctctgatctttattatttctcttcttctgctgggcttaggctgcctttgctgttctgcttctagttcctttaggtgtgctgttagattttgtatttgggatttttcttgtttcttgagataggcctggattgcaatgtattttcctctcaggactgcctttgctgcgtcccaaagcgtttggattgttgtattttcattttcgtttgtttccatatattttttaatttcttctctaattgcctggttgacccactcattcgttagtagggtgttctttaacctccatgcttttggaggttttccagacttttttctgtggttgatttcaagcttcatggcattgtggtctgaaagtaagcatggtataatttcaattcttgtaaacttatgaagggctgttttgtgacccagtatatgatctatcttggagaatgttccatgtgcactcgagaagaaagtatattctgttgctttgggatgcagagttctaaatatatctgtcaagtccatctcatccaatgtctcattcagggcccttgtttctttattgaccgtgtgtctagatgatctatccatttctgtaagtggagtgttaaagtcccctgcaattaccacattcttatcaataaggttgcttatgtttatgagtaattgttttatatatttgggggctccggtattcggtgcatagacattgataattgttagctcttcctgatggatagaccctgtaactattatataatgtccttcttcatctcttgttacagcctttaatttaaagtctagtttgtctgatataagtatggctactccagctttcttttggcttccagtcgcatgataaatagttctccatcccctcactctcaatctaaaggtgtcctcaggtctaaaatgagtctcttgtagacagcaaatagatgggtcttgtttttttatccattctgataccctatgtcttttggttggcgcatttaatccatttacattcagtgttattatagaaagatacgggtttagagtcattgtgatgtctgtatgttttatgcttatagtgatgtctctgggactttgtctcacagggtcccccttaggatctcttgtagggctggtttagtggtgacaaattccttcagtttttgtttgtttgggaagacctttatctctccttctattctaaatgacagacttgctggataaaggattctcggctgcatattttttctgtctagcaccctgaaaatctcttgccaattctttctggcctgccaagtttcaaaagagagatcagtcacgagtcttataggtctccctttatatgtgagggcacgtttaccccttgctgctttcagaattttctctttatccttgtattttgccagtttcactatgatatgtcgtgcagaagatcgattcaagttacgtctgaagggagttctctgtgcctcttggatttcaatgcctttttccttccccagttcagggaagttctcagctatgatttcttcaagtaccccttcagcacctttccctctctcttcctcctctgggataccaattatgcgtatattatttctttttagtgtatcacttaattctctaattttcccctcatactcctggatttttttatctctctttttctcagcttcctctttttccataactttatcttctagttcacctattctctcctctgcctcttcaagccgagctgtggtggtttccattttgttatgcatttcgtttaaagcgtttttcagctcctcgtgactgttccttagtcccttgatctctgtagcaagagattctctgctgtcctgtatactgttttcaagcccagcgattaattttatgactattattctaaattcactttctgttatattatttaaatcctttttgatcagctcattagctgttgttatttcctggagattcttctgaggggagttcttccgcttggtcattttggatagtccctggcgtggtgaggacctgcagggcacttcccctgtgctgtggtgtatacctggagttggtgggcggggccgcagtcagacctgatgtctgcccccagcccaccgctggggccacagtcagactggtgtgtgccttctcttcccctctcctaggggcgggattcactgtggagtggtgtggctcgtctgggctacttgcaccctgccaggcttgtgatgctggggatctggcgtattagctggggtgggtaggcaaggtgctcgggggcaggaggggcaggcttagatcgcttctccttaggtgatccacttcaggaggggccctgtggcagcgggagggagtcagatccgctgccggaggtttggctccgcagaagcgcagagttgggtgtttgcgcagagcgagcaagttccctggcaggaaccggttcgctttgggatttcggctgggggatgggcgggggaaatggcgctggcgagcgcctttgttccccaccaaactgagctctgttgtcagggggctcagcagctctccctccctttgtcctccagccttcccgctttccgagcagagctgttaatttctgacctcccagacgctaagtcgcgcttgctgtcggaacacagtccgcccggcccctccgcttttgcaagcccgactcgggggctctgcttggccggcgagccgcccctccgccccggctccctcctgccagtccgtggagcgcgcaccgcctcgccgcccttcctaccctcttccgtgggcctctcgtctgcgtttggctccggcgactctgttctgctaatcctctggcggttttctgggttatttaggcaggtgtagatggaatctaagtgatcagcaggacgtgtggtgagcccagcgtcctcctaagccgccatcttgccgcccaaccctcttttaaatgtttttatttatttttgagggagagacagagcctcagctggggaggggcagagagagagagagggacaaagaatacagagcaggttccaggctctgagctgtcagcacagagcccaagatgggggcttgaactcatgaactatgagatcatgacctaagctgaagtcggatgcccaactgacttgagccacccaggcaccccatcagccAAGGTAATGTTAATAGAGCTCCCAGTTTACAGTTAGGCAACCAGTTGCCCAACAGCCTCAAGGTTCTGTCTATACATGTGCATTATCCAGGTGGAGTAGGAAGACTGGCTTGCCAGCAACTAAAAAAGGAGCCATAGGGCATGAactggctgggtttttttttttttttttaactacatgtTATTATAACTGATGAAACAGTACTTTCTTCTTTGGAACCTCTTTCCTCATCTTGTAAAGTGCTACAAGAAGTCTGAAGGgatttgattgtttttattatagttGAACTCTTGCTTAGATGATGAGTGTATATTTCAGGAATATCCTGGGGCTGACATTTATAAGGAGGCTCTGAGATGAGTGCCCATTGAGAGGATCCTGGGGAAAACCAGTAAGACTTTTCCAGGGTTTCTGTGAAGatccttaaaaaacatttttttaaatgtttatttttgagagagagagagggagagagagagagaacagggaaggggcagagagagagggagacacaaaatccaaagcagactctagtctctgagctgttagcacagagtctgatgtggggcttgaacccatgaactgtgagatcatgaccagagccaaagtctgacacccaactgattgagccacccaggcgccccgtgaagatccttaaataaagaaaagcttaTACTTACCTTAAGGGGAAAACAGTTTTGCAGTTAGAAATCATTTGAAAGAGATGAAGTTTCAAGGTAGCGTCAGGGGATTCCTAGGTTCTATCCTTGGTGGGCATCTGCTATTTGTGTTAAAGTGAGAGAAAGGCTGGTGTTCCTTGCAGAAAATGTTACTTTACCAGAACAATTCTCAGGAGCTGCAGGCTTAGCTTTATTGTTTGTACCATTGATCAAAAATGTTAAGTGTCTATAACTTAGAACATCTTCTCATCCATGACCCTCACAATTAGAAATGGTTCTATCCTGGATCAGGGCCTTCTTGGACTTATTCCTAGTTACCAAGGTATGGATACTAAATATAGACTTCAGCAGGTGATACAGAGGTATTTGGATTATTAGATAACAATTTGATACTTTGGCGTGATTGGTATAAGCATCTTCTAAGTCACCTCATGGATTATGTTGCTTAAATCAACAGGTCATCTACAATTTCTATAAACTGAGCTGGACTTTCAGGCCATTTGTTACTATTGGCTTATCAGACATCAGAAACCAAGAAGCTGCTGTAGCCTTAGAAGGAAATATTAACAAACACTAGTCCATGACATTATACAAATAATAATGTCATGACCAGTGAGTCACTGCAAGAAAGGACACCGAAAGCTGTGGGGTCAACAATAAAAGCCTTTGGAAAGAGAACTGTATAGCTTGGGGATGGAAATAACATAGGGTTCAACCTAATAGGGAAAAATGGTTGGGGAAAATagtttttctcctccctttttcctATTTAGACATGGATAATAGTAGCCAAATACTTCTTAGTGGGAACTTATATCAGTTACAGACCAATAGATGTCATGATTTGATGCATAATCAAAACAGACGAAAATAATTGTTtgccaaacatttattttttacacaGTCCAATCATTTCAACAAGAATGTCTCCAAGGTAGTATCAATAGGTCTCAAAGGATTGTGAGCTGATGGGTCTCATCTAAGGGCTTCTGGGAACTTGCCCTTCTGTTcacaattttttccctttccttccccgaAAATGCTTTGATCTCCTTTTGACTCTAGAGTGAAATAGATGTTTATAGGATTTTGAGCAGGTTCTCTCTCAGTTAAAATGAACAAAGGTAGGAATATTCTCAAATTCATCAAAGATTGGGGGAAAAGAACTGAACACTACAGACTACAGTagacagttttaaattttgagcTCTGGAGTTTTTTGGGAAATaccttgcttttggctcaggagATTTTAAGTGCTTATcaagtatgaaaaaaatcaaattcaaattctAGGTTTTGAAGCTAAATTTTCAGATTTCTTCCAGTTAGGGGCTGATTTCACAGGGAATTTTTCTGTAGAAgtcactccctcctcctcccctgcccttcgGTATTCAAGGCTTGTAAAAATTCAGCCCCCTTGCAGAATCTGTGTTAATTATGCCAAAAAATGAGAGTCTATTTGGAGGTAAATATTAGTGTAATTTAGGctcaagaaaaaaatgccaacTGGAACATAAAAAATATCTAAACTCTCCATAAGATGAATCAACCATTGAAAAAAACAGACCCAATTCTTTTGAATCTGAAATCATTGTTATTCTTGTTATTTGAAAGCAATAAACGTTCCCGAAACAAAACTCCTTAAACAAATTAAatgatttagatttttaaaaattgcacacCACATCTGCACCAAAGAGCAAAGACACCCTGCAGTAAAGAACTACTTGAGGAAGAATAAAAGGCAAGAGTACAAGGTACATGAAATGAGTGTAGTttaagattttggaaaaaaaagattttagaacaTCAGAGAGTTCTCCCACAACCAGAAACATTTGAGTCATTTGGTATccagtgtttctttttcctttgctggaAGCTTTGGCAGGTGTCAGGATATTGGCAGCATCTCTTAAGGGCGGTACTGAGATCTTTGCTCTTGGATATATTCATAGAGAGGGCTGGAGCGCACCGGGACACTGGCAAACTGACTCttgcctggctccagagtctgccGACGGCCCCTGTCTCCGTCTTCCCAGACTTGCCCGCGGTGCCTTCGTTCCTCCTCCCGCTGGCGGCGTCTTTGCTCTTCTTGCCGCAGTTCTTGTTCCTGACGGCGCCTCTTCTCCCTGGCAAACTGCTCCTCCACGCGGTACTGCTGGCCTCGCTCCTGCCGGCGCCTCAGCTCTTCCTGCTCTTCGCGTGGCAGTTGCTCTTCTTCCTCGAGGAACTGCCTGTCCTGCTCCTGTCGGTGTcgcttttcttctctctcctgctggaCGCTCTGCTCTTGCTCTTGTTCAGCACCCTTCAGTTGCTCCTCCTGAGAGAGGGTACCATCTAGTCCTCGGCGGCGGCGCAGCCTCTGTTCCCCCTCCCGGAACTTTCTGTCGCGTTCCTGGCGGCGCAAGTCTTCCTCCTCGAGGAACTTTCTGTCGCGCTCCTGGAGGCGCagctcttcttccctttcctgcagGAGCTGTTCCTCCTCACGGAACTTTCTGTCGCGCTCCTGGCGACGCAGCTGTTCCCTTTCCTGTGGGAACGGTTCCTCTTCACGGAACTTTGTGTCGCGCTCCTGGCGACGCAGCAATTCCTCCTCGCGGAACTTTCTGTCGCGCTCTTGGCGGCGTAGCTGTTCTTCCCTTTCCTGCAGGAGCTGTTCTTCCTCACGGAACTTTCTGTTGCGCTCCTGGCGGCGCAGCTCTTCCTCCTCGCGGAACTTTCTGTCGCGCTCCTGGCGGCGCAGCTGTTCTTCCCTTTCCTGCAGGAGCTGTTCTTCCTCACGGAACTTTCTGTCGCGCTCCTGGCGGCGCAGCTCTTCCTCCTCGCGGAACTTTCTGTCGCGCTCCTGGCGACGCAGCTGTTCCCTTTCCTGCAGGAGCTGTTCCTCCTCACGGAACTTTCTGTTGCGCTCCTGGCGGCGCATCAATTCCTCCTCGCGGAACTTTCTGTCGCGCTCCTGGCGGCGCAGCTGTTCTTCCCTTTCCTGCAGGAGCTGTTCTTCCTCACGGAACTTTCTGTCGCGCTCCTGGCGGCGCAGCTCTTCCTCCTCGCGGAACTTTCTGTCGCGCTCCTGGTGGCGCAGCAACTCCTCCTCGCGGAACTTTCTGTCGCGCTCCCGGCGGCGCAGCTGTTCTTCCCTTTCCTGCAGGAGCTGTTCCTCCTCGCGGAACTTTCTGTCGCGCTCCCGGCGGCGCAGCTGTTCTTCCCTTTCCTGCAGGAGCTGTTCCTCCTCGCGGAACTTTCTGTCGCGTTCCCGGCGGCGCAGCTGTTCTTCCCTTTCCTGCAGGAGCTGTTCCTCCTCACGGAACCTTCTGTCGCGCTCCTGGCGAAGCTGTTGCTCACGTTCCCGGCGGCGCTGCTGCTGTTCCTCCTCGCCGAACTTCCTGTCTCGCCTTTTGGCTTCCTTTTGCTCTTCTCGCTCCAGCAGTTCCTCAGCTGGGAATTGCATGTCGCGCTGCTGCCGggtcctctctttctctcgcgCTCTCTCCTCATCCCGTTCATCCTGCAGGAGCCACCGATTCTGCCGGAATGGTCTGTCTTGAACCTGGGAATCTTCGAATTGCCGGATCCTTTCTTCGTTCACTTTGCGTTTGGAGTAAACCCTGTGATTAcgaacttcattttctttttctggttgcCACTGCCATTTCAGATCGCGGCTCTGATCCTCATCCTGGAATTGCCTCTTTCTGTCCAGGCGCTGCAGCTCTTCCTCTTCCAGATACTGCCTGCCGCGCTGCTGGCGCCTCCGATCTCTTAGCAGCTGCTCTTCCTCCCTCAGCGGCTCTTCCTCCCGATATTGTCTCTCCAGCTCCTGGCGCCTCCTCGTCTTGAGTTCCTCTCGCTGCAGCTGCTCTTCCTCCCTCAGCGGCTCTCGTTGAGTTGGCGTGGCGTAGACTGTGTGGCGGCGTCTCTGGCTTTCCTCTTCTGGTTGCCACCTCCATTTTTGGTCACGGCGCTGCTCCTCCCGGCGTAGCTTCCTCTCCTGATCCTCTTGGAGGCTCTGCTCCAATCGGAGCTGCTTCTCCTCCTCGAGGATCTGCTGCTCCCGCTCCCTCTCGAGTCGTTGGCGGCGCTGCTCTTCCTCCTCACGCAGCAGTTCCCCATCCTGCAGTTCCTCCGCCCTCAGCTGCCTCTCCTGCTGCTCCCGCAACTGGGGCCGGGCGGAGAACCTCTGGCGGCGCCTCTCGCTCTCTTCCTCCGCCTGCCACTGCCATTTGAAGTCTCGGcgctgctcttcctcctcctgcaggCGTGCCTGCTCCTCTCGGAGCAGCCGCTGCTCGCACTCCTCCCGGAGGGACCCGGACCGGCTTGGCCACTCGGCGTCCTCCTCCCGCAGTTGCCGCTCGAGCTCCAGGCGCTGCCTCTTCTCTTCGCGTTCCTGGCGTTGCCTCTGCTGCTCCTGCCTGCGGGGCCTGGAGTAGACCTTGCTCTGACGGGCGTCGGCCTCGCTTTCTAGCTGCCACTGCCACCTTGAGGTGCGGCTCTTGCCCCGCTCACgggcctccacctcctcctcagcAGGCTGCTGCTCGTGCCTCAGCTCCTGCTGGagcctctcctcctgctcccGCCTCAGCTCCTGCTCGCGTCTGTCCTGCTGCTCGCGCCTCAGCTCCTGCTCCAAGCGCGGCTCCTCTCGCCTCAGCTCCTGCTCGCGCCTCTCCTCCTGCTCGCGCCTCAGCTCCTGCTCCAAGCGCGGCTCCTCTCGCCTCAGCCGCTGCTCGCGCCTCAGCTCCTGCTCCAAGCGCGGCTCCTCTCGCCTCAGCTCCTGCTCGCGCCTCTCCTCCTGCTCGCGCCTCTCCTCCTGCTCGCGCCTCAG
The window above is part of the Prionailurus bengalensis isolate Pbe53 chromosome C1, Fcat_Pben_1.1_paternal_pri, whole genome shotgun sequence genome. Proteins encoded here:
- the TCHH gene encoding trichohyalin isoform X3 translates to MSPLLKSILDITEIFNQYALHDCDGAALSKKDLKNLLEREFGDVLRRPHDPETVDLILELLDRDCNGLVDFNEFLLFVFKVAQACYYALSQVSGLDEKGVRCEGKENPLQDPRQEDQRFEPRDRQLEEHRQKRQELERELAEEDKQRLQRRQPEERLEEEEQLKRRKGREPEEFPDRKQRQERREQRELREEEEQLQRQKREQEEPRLQQELRREKQDRREQTERREQQLRRGEPRLEQELRREQERREQQERREQELRREQRLRREEQERREQIERREQQLRRGEPRLEQELRREQERREQQERREQELRSEELLFEQELRREQKRREQELRREQRLRREEPRLEQELRREQERREQELRREELLFEQELRREQELRREQERREQELRREELPFEQELRREQERREQELRREQRLRREEPRLEQELRREQELRREEPRLEQELRLEQELRREETRLKQELRREQAERREQEERREQEERREQELRREQELRREQEERREQELRREEPRVEQELRREQELRREQELRREQELRREEPRLEQELRREQRLRREETRLEQELRRERELRRERELRREQELRREQEERLEEPRLEQELRREQRLRREEPRLEQELRREQEERREQEERREQELRREEPRLEQELRREQRLRREEPRLEQELRREQEERREQELRREEPRLEQELRREQQDRREQELRREQEERLQQELRHEQQPAEEEVEARERGKSRTSRWQWQLESEADARQSKVYSRPRRQEQQRQRQEREEKRQRLELERQLREEDAEWPSRSGSLREECEQRLLREEQARLQEEEEQRRDFKWQWQAEEESERRRQRFSARPQLREQQERQLRAEELQDGELLREEEEQRRQRLEREREQQILEEEKQLRLEQSLQEDQERKLRREEQRRDQKWRWQPEEESQRRRHTVYATPTQREPLREEEQLQREELKTRRRQELERQYREEEPLREEEQLLRDRRRQQRGRQYLEEEELQRLDRKRQFQDEDQSRDLKWQWQPEKENEVRNHRVYSKRKVNEERIRQFEDSQVQDRPFRQNRWLLQDERDEERAREKERTRQQRDMQFPAEELLEREEQKEAKRRDRKFGEEEQQQRRREREQQLRQERDRRFREEEQLLQEREEQLRRRERDRKFREEEQLLQEREEQLRRRERDRKFREEEQLLQEREEQLRRRERDRKFREEELLRHQERDRKFREEEELRRQERDRKFREEEQLLQEREEQLRRQERDRKFREEELMRRQERNRKFREEEQLLQEREQLRRQERDRKFREEEELRRQERDRKFREEEQLLQEREEQLRRQERDRKFREEEELRRQERNRKFREEEQLLQEREEQLRRQERDRKFREEELLRRQERDTKFREEEPFPQEREQLRRQERDRKFREEEQLLQEREEELRLQERDRKFLEEEDLRRQERDRKFREGEQRLRRRRGLDGTLSQEEQLKGAEQEQEQSVQQEREEKRHRQEQDRQFLEEEEQLPREEQEELRRRQERGQQYRVEEQFAREKRRRQEQELRQEEQRRRQREEERRHRGQVWEDGDRGRRQTLEPGKSQFASVPVRSSPLYEYIQEQRSQYRP
- the TCHH gene encoding trichohyalin isoform X8; amino-acid sequence: MSPLLKSILDITEIFNQYALHDCDGAALSKKDLKNLLEREFGDVLRRPHDPETVDLILELLDRDCNGLVDFNEFLLFVFKVAQACYYALSQVSGLDEKGVRCEGKENPLQDPRQEDQRFEPRDRQLEEHRQKRQELERELAEEDKQRLQRRQPEERLEEEEQLKRRKGREPEEFPDRKQRQERREQRELREEEEQLQRQKREQEEPRLQQELRREKQDRREQTERREQQLRRGEPRLEQELRREQERREQQERREQELRREQRLRREEQERREQIERREQQLRRGEPRLEQELRREQERREQQERREQELRSEELLFEQELRREQKRREQELRREQRLRREEPRLEQELRREQERREQELRREELLFEQELRREQELRREQERREQELRREELPFEQELRREQERREQELRREQRLRREEPRLEQELRREQELRREEPRLEQELRLEQELRREETRLKQELRREQEERREQEERREQEERREQELRREEPRVEQELRREQELRREQELRREQELRREEPRLEQELRREQRLRREETRLEQELRRERELRRERELRREQELRREQEERLEEPRLEQELRREQRLRREEPRLEQELRREQEERREQEERREQELRREEPRLEQELRREQRLRREEPRLEQELRREQEERREQELRREEPRLEQELRREQQDRREQELRREQEERLQQELRHEQQPAEEEVEARERGKSRTSRWQWQLESEADARQSKVYSRPRRQEQQRQRQEREEKRQRLELERQLREEDAEWPSRSGSLREECEQRLLREEQARLQEEEEQRRDFKWQWQAEEESERRRQRFSARPQLREQQERQLRAEELQDGELLREEEEQRRQRLEREREQQILEEEKQLRLEQSLQEDQERKLRREEQRRDQKWRWQPEEESQRRRHTVYATPTQREPLREEEQLQREELKTRRRQELERQYREEEPLREEEQLLRDRRRQQRGRQYLEEEELQRLDRKRQFQDEDQSRDLKWQWQPEKENEVRNHRVYSKRKVNEERIRQFEDSQVQDRPFRQNRWLLQDERDEERAREKERTRQQRDMQFPAEELLEREEQKEAKRRDRKFGEEEQQQRRREREQQLRQERDRRFREEEQLLQEREEQLRRRERDRKFREEEQLLQEREEQLRRRERDRKFREEEQLLQEREEQLRRRERDRKFREEELLRHQERDRKFREEEELRRQERDRKFREEEQLLQEREEQLRRQERDRKFREEELMRRQERNRKFREEEQLLQEREQLRRQERDRKFREEEELRRQERDRKFREEEQLLQEREEQLRRQERDRKFREEEELRRQERNRKFREEEQLLQEREEQLRRQERDRKFREEELLRRQERDTKFREEEPFPQEREQLRRQERDRKFREEEQLLQEREEELRLQERDRKFLEEEDLRRQERDRKFREGEQRLRRRRGLDGTLSQEEQLKGAEQEQEQSVQQEREEKRHRQEQDRQFLEEEEQLPREEQEELRRRQERGQQYRVEEQFAREKRRRQEQELRQEEQRRRQREEERRHRGQVWEDGDRGRRQTLEPGKSQFASVPVRSSPLYEYIQEQRSQYRP